The following coding sequences are from one Humulus lupulus chromosome X, drHumLupu1.1, whole genome shotgun sequence window:
- the LOC133806583 gene encoding protein FAR1-RELATED SEQUENCE 4-like, with amino-acid sequence MERVSKGSLGYLDCLSTKDPYLYVEYKIDDQHRLGPIYWVDEDNRRGYMLFGEAIAFDSTYKTNKYNKPLVIIVSVNQHFETCVFGLALILDESEDAFFWLLRVFLYCMGNKKSKVVLTDGDDRIALAIRYFLPSSNHRICA; translated from the coding sequence ATGGAACGTGTCTCAAAGGGATCACTAGGTTACTTGGATTGCCTATCGACCAAGGATCCTTATCTTTATGTAGAGTACAAGATAGATGACCAACATCGCTTGGGCCCCATCTACTGGGTAGACGAAGACAATAGAAGGGGCTACATGCTATTCGGTGAGGCAATTGCTTTTGATTCGACTTACAAGACCAACAAGTATAATAAGCCATTGGTAATTATTGTCAGCGTCAATCAACACTTTGAGACATGTGTTTTTGGATTAGCATTGATTTTGGATGAGTCAGAAGATGCATTTTTTTGGTTGTTGAGGGTGTTCCTATACTGCATGGGCAACAAAAAATCGAAAGTAGTTCTCACTGATGGTGATGACAGAATTGCTCTTGCCATTCGCTATTTCTTACCGTCTTCAAATCATCGAATTTGTGCGTGA